A genomic segment from Nicotiana sylvestris chromosome 1, ASM39365v2, whole genome shotgun sequence encodes:
- the LOC104222714 gene encoding uncharacterized protein At4g14450, chloroplastic-like codes for MSNNHRTSTGDRRNPSRLQLRAPASIQINRASDWNVAIPLLSPLITSPTSPDNLKSAINRFSNSSNNNKEGVKKELPEKPVKTVFKKWQHPAAPFCHEPAAPLFQFVCTGTSNRR; via the coding sequence ATGTCAAACAACCACCGTACTTCCACCGGTGACCGTCGGAATCCTAGCCGGTTACAGCTCCGAGCGCCGGCATCAATTCAAATCAACCGCGCGTCCGATTGGAACGTCGCGATACCGCTTTTATCGCCGTTGATTACTTCTCCGACTTCTCCTGATAACCTGAAATCAGCGATTAATCGTTTCTCTAATTcgagtaataataataaagaggGGGTGAAGAAAGAGTTACCGGAGAAGCCGGTAAAAACGGTGTTTAAGAAATGGCAACATCCTGCGGCGCCGTTTTGTCATGAACCGGCGGCTCCGTTGTTTCAGTTTGTGTGTACAGGAACCAGTAATAGACGGTGA